The Chryseobacterium nakagawai genome has a segment encoding these proteins:
- a CDS encoding BtrH N-terminal domain-containing protein: protein MKLNFEHHQTAHCENGVASNLLLNRGLKLSEPMIFGIGSGLFFVYLPFLKVNFAPGFSYRPMPGAIFSKAAKRLGIKIKREKFSNPLDAQKALERNLEQNIPTGLQVGVFNLTYFPEEYKFHFNAHNLVVYGKEDGKFLISDPVMDYTTTLTEAELEKVRYAKGALPPKGHMYYPIYIPEDVHLEEAIKKGIKDTCKNMLAPVPLIGVKAMRWVAKSIPKWAEKKGTKVTNHYLGQLIRMQEEIGTGGGGFRFIYGAFLQEAAVILKNDELKELSKEITSIGDLWRDFAVDIARVYKNRNSKSNIYNELSKTMLHIADLEEAFYKKLRKAI, encoded by the coding sequence ATGAAATTAAACTTTGAACACCATCAGACTGCACATTGCGAAAACGGTGTTGCTTCTAATCTACTGCTTAACAGAGGACTAAAATTAAGTGAACCTATGATTTTCGGGATCGGTTCAGGATTATTTTTTGTCTACCTTCCCTTTTTAAAGGTGAATTTCGCTCCAGGCTTCAGCTATCGTCCGATGCCGGGTGCTATTTTCAGTAAAGCAGCGAAAAGATTAGGAATTAAAATAAAAAGAGAAAAATTCTCCAATCCTCTGGATGCCCAAAAAGCATTAGAAAGAAACTTAGAACAAAATATACCTACAGGACTTCAGGTAGGTGTTTTTAACCTTACTTATTTCCCTGAAGAATATAAATTCCATTTTAATGCCCATAATCTTGTTGTATATGGTAAAGAAGATGGAAAATTCCTTATCAGTGATCCGGTAATGGATTACACCACAACCCTTACGGAAGCAGAACTGGAAAAAGTAAGATATGCTAAGGGAGCGCTTCCTCCAAAAGGACACATGTACTATCCTATTTATATCCCAGAAGATGTTCATTTGGAAGAAGCTATAAAAAAAGGAATCAAAGACACCTGCAAAAATATGCTGGCTCCGGTACCATTGATTGGAGTAAAAGCCATGAGATGGGTGGCAAAAAGTATCCCGAAATGGGCAGAAAAGAAAGGAACAAAAGTAACCAATCATTATCTGGGTCAATTGATCAGAATGCAGGAAGAAATCGGAACAGGAGGTGGCGGATTCAGGTTTATTTATGGAGCATTCCTTCAGGAGGCAGCTGTTATCCTTAAAAATGATGAACTAAAAGAACTTTCAAAAGAAATCACTTCTATTGGTGATCTTTGGAGAGATTTTGCGGTAGATATCGCCAGAGTGTATAAAAATAGAAACTCTAAAAGCAATATTTACAACGAATTATCGAAGACAATGCTTCATATTGCAGATTTAGAAGAAGCTTTCTATAAAAAACTGAGAAAAGCGATCTGA
- a CDS encoding M16 family metallopeptidase, with the protein MKKFFISVSLFCMLSAMAQKFDTQKLTDAQGYTYETVKNDQAGVRVYTLKNGLKVYLAKNEDAPRIQTYIPVRTGSNNDPSDNTGLAHYLEHMVFKGTSHLGTQDWAKEKAVLQQISDLYEQHKAEKDPVKKKELYKRIDEVSQEASKFAIANEYDKAISSLGATGTNAHTWLDETVYKNNIPSNELEKWLRVEKERFSELVLRLFHTELEAVYEEYNRAQDNDGRLVNYALMEALFPKHPNGQQTTIGTSEHLKSPSMVAIHKYFDTYYVPNNMAVVLVGDLDFDKTIKLVDQYFGAFKYKELPMKKMVTEEPMTQIVSRTVKSPSTPRMTMAWRTDSYGSQEARLADVVAEILSNRGDAGLIDLNINQKQKTLGAGAYESPFKMYGTFALVVTPKEGQSFDEAKKLLLDQLDLVKKGQFADWMLKAIVNDKKVQRMKGWETADGLATELYDSYIKGRTWEQELDEINQYEKITKADVVKFTNDFFKDNYVVVYKEKGVNDKLVRVENPGITPIKLNREAQSPFLKDILNTKVTEIKPEFIDYKTAIQTSKVKDKTVSFVKNKYNEIAQVSYVFPFGTDHDKELSLAGTLFEYLGTDKYTPEQLKEEFYKLGISYSFRTSNDQTTVTLSGLESNMKKGVELMNHWMTNVKADKAIYSQTVKTILEAREVAKKDKVRIMGALSNYAKYGKDSRMTDVISKARLESIDAAELMKKVKTLNQYPYQVLLYGQDQAGMESAVKPYITNVSLQPAKAKEYAEPATTGNVYFTNYDMVQMEMAKVAKGSSVNLSNFGKANVFNEYFGRGLSSIVFQEIRESKSLAYSAYVSYANASEKGHANYITNYIGTQSNKLPLAVNAMSELMAELPQIPTQFENARGSALKQIASNRINRTNIFFSQLALKKLGVDYDLRKDTYAEIQGLTLPQLTGFYNTEVKPVQYNTAIIGKKENLNMESINKMGQFQEVSLEEIFGY; encoded by the coding sequence ATGAAGAAATTTTTTATTTCTGTTTCGCTTTTCTGCATGCTTAGTGCTATGGCTCAGAAATTCGATACTCAAAAACTAACAGATGCCCAGGGCTATACTTATGAAACCGTAAAGAACGACCAGGCAGGGGTAAGAGTATATACCCTAAAAAACGGATTAAAGGTTTATCTGGCAAAAAATGAAGATGCTCCGAGAATCCAGACTTATATTCCGGTAAGAACGGGATCCAATAATGATCCGAGTGATAATACGGGATTGGCTCACTACTTAGAGCATATGGTTTTCAAAGGAACTTCTCACTTGGGAACTCAGGATTGGGCAAAGGAAAAAGCTGTATTACAGCAGATCTCTGATCTTTATGAGCAGCATAAAGCGGAGAAGGATCCGGTAAAGAAAAAAGAACTTTACAAAAGAATTGATGAGGTATCTCAGGAAGCATCGAAATTTGCGATTGCCAATGAATATGATAAAGCCATTTCTTCTTTGGGAGCTACGGGAACGAATGCTCATACTTGGTTGGATGAAACGGTATATAAAAACAATATTCCATCTAACGAGCTTGAAAAATGGTTAAGAGTTGAAAAGGAACGTTTCTCAGAATTGGTACTTCGTCTTTTCCATACTGAATTGGAAGCAGTATATGAGGAATATAACAGAGCGCAGGATAATGATGGCCGTTTGGTAAACTATGCATTAATGGAAGCTCTTTTCCCAAAACACCCGAACGGACAGCAAACGACTATCGGTACTTCTGAACATTTGAAGAGTCCTTCTATGGTTGCAATTCACAAGTACTTCGATACGTATTATGTGCCTAATAACATGGCGGTTGTATTGGTTGGAGATCTTGATTTTGACAAAACTATAAAATTAGTTGACCAATATTTCGGTGCTTTCAAATACAAGGAGCTTCCGATGAAAAAGATGGTCACAGAGGAGCCAATGACTCAGATTGTTTCCAGAACTGTAAAAAGCCCATCTACACCAAGAATGACCATGGCATGGAGAACTGATTCTTATGGAAGCCAGGAGGCTAGACTGGCAGATGTTGTAGCTGAAATATTGAGCAATAGAGGAGATGCTGGTTTGATTGACCTTAACATCAATCAAAAGCAAAAAACTTTAGGGGCAGGAGCGTACGAATCTCCATTCAAAATGTATGGAACATTTGCGCTAGTAGTAACTCCTAAAGAAGGACAGAGTTTTGATGAAGCTAAGAAGTTATTATTAGATCAGCTTGATCTTGTTAAAAAAGGACAGTTCGCTGACTGGATGCTGAAAGCTATCGTCAATGACAAAAAAGTTCAGCGTATGAAAGGTTGGGAAACCGCTGATGGATTGGCTACTGAGCTTTATGATTCTTATATTAAAGGAAGAACGTGGGAACAGGAGTTAGATGAGATCAACCAGTATGAAAAGATCACTAAAGCTGATGTGGTGAAGTTTACAAATGATTTCTTTAAGGATAACTATGTAGTAGTTTACAAAGAAAAAGGAGTGAATGACAAGCTTGTTCGTGTTGAAAACCCAGGAATTACTCCTATTAAGCTGAACAGAGAGGCTCAATCACCTTTCCTTAAAGATATTTTAAATACTAAGGTTACTGAGATCAAACCAGAATTTATCGATTATAAGACAGCAATTCAGACCTCAAAGGTAAAAGATAAAACGGTAAGCTTTGTAAAGAATAAATACAATGAGATTGCCCAGGTAAGCTACGTTTTCCCTTTCGGAACAGATCATGATAAGGAACTTTCGTTAGCTGGAACTCTTTTCGAATACCTTGGAACAGATAAATATACTCCGGAGCAATTGAAGGAAGAGTTCTATAAGCTAGGAATCTCTTACAGTTTCAGAACCTCTAATGATCAAACTACTGTTACTTTATCAGGACTTGAAAGTAATATGAAGAAAGGAGTGGAGCTAATGAATCACTGGATGACCAACGTAAAAGCGGATAAAGCTATTTACAGCCAAACTGTAAAAACAATTCTTGAAGCCAGAGAGGTCGCTAAAAAGGATAAAGTAAGAATTATGGGTGCTCTTTCCAACTATGCAAAATATGGGAAAGACTCAAGAATGACGGATGTTATTTCTAAAGCCCGCCTTGAAAGTATTGATGCTGCAGAATTAATGAAAAAGGTAAAAACACTGAACCAATATCCTTATCAGGTATTGCTTTACGGGCAAGACCAGGCAGGTATGGAGAGTGCTGTAAAACCTTATATTACCAATGTAAGTCTGCAACCGGCAAAAGCTAAGGAATATGCAGAACCTGCCACAACAGGAAACGTATATTTCACCAATTATGACATGGTACAGATGGAAATGGCTAAAGTAGCGAAAGGAAGTTCTGTAAACCTGAGTAACTTCGGTAAAGCTAATGTTTTCAATGAGTATTTCGGAAGAGGATTATCTTCTATTGTTTTCCAGGAAATCAGAGAAAGTAAGTCTTTAGCTTATTCTGCATATGTTTCTTATGCCAATGCTTCAGAAAAAGGACATGCTAACTATATTACCAATTATATTGGAACGCAGTCTAACAAACTTCCTTTAGCTGTAAATGCAATGAGTGAGCTAATGGCTGAATTACCGCAAATCCCAACGCAGTTTGAAAATGCAAGAGGTTCAGCATTGAAGCAGATTGCCTCTAACAGAATCAACAGAACTAATATTTTCTTTAGCCAGTTAGCTTTGAAAAAATTAGGAGTTGATTATGACCTGAGAAAAGATACGTATGCTGAGATTCAAGGATTGACATTACCTCAGTTGACAGGATTCTACAATACAGAAGTGAAACCTGTACAATATAATACAGCAATTATCGGTAAGAAAGAAAACCTGAATATGGAATCTATCAATAAAATGGGACAATTCCAGGAGGTATCACTTGAAGAGATCTTCGGATACTAA
- a CDS encoding acyl-CoA thioesterase, with product MQSNENILTCTEEVRVRFNETDPLGIVWHGHYIVYFEDGREAFGRQHGLTYLDIQNAGYVTPIVKSTCEHFLPLKYGETFRIVTTFVNSVSAKLIYKYELFNQEDKLVCSGETIQVFLDSNGSLCLYNPEFFQAWKDKMGLS from the coding sequence ATGCAGTCTAACGAAAATATATTAACCTGTACTGAAGAAGTAAGAGTACGATTCAACGAGACAGACCCGCTGGGAATTGTCTGGCATGGTCATTACATCGTTTATTTTGAAGATGGAAGAGAAGCCTTCGGACGCCAGCATGGCCTTACCTACCTTGATATTCAGAATGCGGGATATGTAACGCCTATTGTAAAAAGCACCTGCGAACATTTTCTGCCTTTAAAATATGGAGAAACCTTCAGAATTGTAACCACTTTTGTTAATTCTGTTTCTGCCAAGCTTATTTATAAATATGAGCTTTTCAATCAGGAAGACAAATTGGTATGCAGTGGAGAAACCATTCAGGTGTTTTTGGACAGCAACGGAAGTTTATGTCTGTACAACCCGGAATTTTTTCAAGCTTGGAAAGATAAAATGGGACTATCATGA
- a CDS encoding beta-ketoacyl-ACP synthase III — protein MYDVFITKASKYLPNEPVSNEEMETYLGLINDAPSKARSLILRNNKITTRYYALDKEGNPTHSNAQLTAKAIEGLFDDNFKKEDMKLLSVGTTSPDQIQPSHASMVHGELNIGKSIEINTATGLCNSGMNALNYGFLSVRAGVQESAVCAGSERMSAWMTADKFNHEAENLKLLEERPIIAFKREFLRWMLSDGAGAFLLENKPRENGISLRVEFIDFYSYAHEIEACMYAGCEKQEDGSLKSWADHPSDAWLKESIFAIKQDTKILDKYILVKGAESLRASFDKHNLDPEKIDHVLAHISSGYFKDGLKEEFAKKGMDFPAEKWFYNLSDIGNIGAGSIFVALEELMNSGTLKKGEKILLCVPESGRFAYSCSLLTVY, from the coding sequence ATGTACGACGTATTTATAACAAAAGCTTCAAAATATTTACCCAATGAACCGGTATCAAATGAGGAAATGGAGACATATCTTGGGCTTATCAATGACGCACCTTCTAAAGCCAGATCACTTATTTTAAGAAATAATAAAATCACGACAAGATATTACGCTTTAGATAAAGAAGGAAACCCTACGCATTCCAATGCGCAGCTTACTGCCAAGGCAATTGAAGGACTTTTTGATGATAATTTCAAGAAGGAAGATATGAAGTTACTATCCGTAGGCACTACTTCTCCTGACCAGATTCAGCCCTCACATGCTTCTATGGTTCATGGTGAACTGAACATCGGGAAATCTATTGAAATCAATACTGCCACCGGACTTTGTAACTCAGGAATGAATGCCCTTAACTACGGATTCCTCTCAGTACGAGCCGGTGTACAGGAAAGTGCTGTATGTGCGGGTTCTGAAAGAATGTCTGCATGGATGACCGCCGATAAATTCAACCATGAAGCTGAAAATTTAAAATTATTGGAAGAAAGACCTATTATCGCTTTCAAAAGAGAATTCCTTAGATGGATGCTCTCTGATGGAGCTGGTGCTTTTTTACTAGAAAATAAACCGAGAGAAAACGGGATCTCTTTAAGAGTGGAATTCATCGATTTCTATTCTTATGCCCACGAAATCGAGGCATGTATGTATGCAGGATGTGAAAAACAGGAAGACGGAAGCTTAAAATCATGGGCAGATCATCCATCTGATGCATGGTTAAAAGAATCTATTTTTGCCATTAAGCAGGACACTAAAATCCTGGATAAATATATTCTGGTAAAAGGAGCCGAAAGTTTAAGAGCTTCTTTTGACAAACACAATCTTGATCCTGAAAAAATTGACCATGTATTGGCTCATATCTCTTCAGGATATTTCAAAGATGGATTGAAAGAAGAATTTGCTAAAAAAGGAATGGACTTCCCTGCTGAAAAATGGTTCTACAACCTTTCTGACATCGGAAATATCGGTGCCGGATCTATCTTCGTAGCATTAGAGGAACTCATGAACTCCGGAACATTGAAAAAAGGAGAAAAAATACTTCTTTGCGTTCCTGAGAGTGGAAGATTTGCCTATTCTTGTTCTTTATTAACAGTCTACTAA
- a CDS encoding beta-ketoacyl synthase N-terminal-like domain-containing protein, producing the protein MKKETYITDYNCVTPLGFNVDSNWRALLAGESGVALHKIIESQDAFYASGINSEKLNKEFGRIFDQNSHQEFTRLEKMLLLSMKPLVEKHNITEYTALILSTTKGNISLLKNQTELPEGVYLSQLAQKIADFFGFKTQPIVVSNACVSGVMAIAVAKNMIQAGKYKDAFVIAGDEITEFVISGFNSFQAIGSEPCKPYDKNRNGINIGEAAAAVYITAESSENEKFSFKVLGDSAINDANHISGPSRTGDGLYGSIRNAMIEANVSAEQIDFISAHGTATLYNDEMESIAFGRMNLQNVPLNSMKGYYGHCLGASGLLESIISMESALQNTLIPSKNFEEMGVSQPLNIIRENQTATIKYILKTASGFGGCNAAIVLEKC; encoded by the coding sequence ATGAAGAAAGAAACTTATATCACAGACTACAATTGCGTCACTCCCCTTGGTTTTAATGTAGATTCTAACTGGAGGGCACTTTTAGCCGGAGAATCTGGAGTTGCTTTACATAAAATTATAGAAAGTCAGGATGCTTTTTATGCCTCCGGGATCAATTCTGAAAAACTGAATAAAGAATTTGGTAGAATTTTCGATCAAAATAGCCATCAGGAATTTACAAGGCTGGAAAAAATGCTCCTACTAAGCATGAAACCACTTGTTGAAAAGCATAATATAACTGAATACACCGCTCTTATTCTTTCTACAACAAAAGGAAATATAAGCTTATTAAAAAATCAAACTGAATTACCTGAAGGCGTTTATCTATCACAATTAGCACAAAAGATTGCGGACTTTTTCGGTTTTAAAACCCAACCTATTGTTGTTTCCAATGCTTGTGTTTCTGGCGTAATGGCTATTGCCGTAGCTAAGAATATGATTCAGGCAGGGAAATATAAAGATGCTTTTGTAATTGCAGGGGATGAAATCACAGAATTTGTAATTTCCGGCTTCAATTCATTTCAGGCTATTGGTTCAGAACCTTGCAAACCTTATGATAAAAACCGTAACGGAATCAATATTGGGGAAGCGGCAGCAGCAGTTTATATCACTGCAGAATCTTCCGAGAATGAAAAATTCAGTTTTAAAGTATTGGGGGATTCAGCCATCAATGATGCCAACCACATTTCCGGACCTTCCAGAACGGGAGATGGTCTATACGGAAGTATCCGAAATGCAATGATAGAAGCGAATGTCTCTGCAGAACAAATTGATTTTATATCTGCTCATGGAACAGCAACATTATACAACGACGAAATGGAAAGTATCGCCTTCGGAAGAATGAATCTTCAAAACGTTCCTTTAAACAGTATGAAGGGCTATTATGGGCACTGCCTGGGTGCTTCCGGTCTTCTGGAAAGCATTATTTCTATGGAAAGTGCTCTTCAAAATACCTTGATCCCCTCTAAAAATTTTGAAGAAATGGGAGTCTCTCAACCGTTGAATATTATCAGAGAAAATCAGACTGCAACGATTAAATATATTTTGAAAACAGCTTCTGGCTTTGGAGGCTGTAATGCGGCGATTGTTTTGGAAAAATGCTAA
- a CDS encoding ABC transporter permease — MEIREENIINIHHFLPHREPMLMADYILELTKEKVVTSFEIKENNIFVHNNEFVEAGLIENLAQTCSSILGQSFFENPEADTKVIGFITNIKKIEIFGLPKVNDKIISKASLISQFENICHIFCETFNNEELLIRAEINLFIQEVKS, encoded by the coding sequence ATGGAGATCAGGGAAGAAAATATCATCAATATACACCACTTTTTACCGCATCGCGAGCCGATGCTGATGGCAGACTATATCCTGGAACTGACCAAGGAAAAAGTAGTAACTTCCTTTGAAATAAAAGAAAACAATATCTTTGTTCATAACAATGAATTTGTAGAAGCCGGATTAATTGAAAATCTGGCCCAAACCTGCTCATCTATCCTTGGACAAAGCTTCTTCGAAAATCCGGAAGCAGATACCAAAGTGATAGGCTTTATTACCAATATCAAAAAGATTGAGATATTCGGACTTCCCAAAGTAAATGACAAAATCATTTCAAAAGCATCATTGATTTCCCAGTTTGAAAATATCTGCCACATCTTCTGCGAGACCTTCAACAACGAAGAATTGTTGATCAGAGCAGAGATTAACCTGTTTATTCAGGAGGTAAAATCGTAA
- a CDS encoding dialkylrecorsinol condensing enzyme DarA encodes MKKNILVIYYSQTGQLEDIMRNIAKPFEAQKEEYDITYYNIKLREDFPFPWPGDVFFNTFPESYLQIPKEIVPPSEEILNKKYDLILFGYQVWYLTPSIPIISFLKSGYAERILKDTPVVTISGTRNMWMLSQEKLKVYLRDLKAQLIGNIALVDRHDNYTSVLTILRWLTTGQKEKSGMLPAAGVSDEEISGSVKYGEIIKKHFKNNDLNNLQPDLVKNGAVEIRPFLVRVEKVGNKIFTVWSNLIIKKKEKRPLLIKFFKVYLMAAIWIISPIVLVLHLLTTPIFWFKRQKQKRYLQGINLK; translated from the coding sequence ATGAAAAAAAATATACTTGTCATATATTATTCTCAAACCGGTCAGCTGGAGGATATTATGAGAAATATTGCCAAGCCTTTTGAAGCTCAAAAGGAAGAATACGATATTACCTATTATAATATTAAGTTGAGGGAAGACTTCCCTTTTCCTTGGCCGGGTGATGTTTTTTTCAACACTTTTCCGGAATCTTATTTACAGATCCCCAAAGAAATTGTTCCCCCTTCAGAAGAAATACTGAACAAAAAGTATGACCTCATCCTGTTCGGATATCAGGTTTGGTATCTCACCCCCTCTATCCCGATCATTTCATTTTTGAAGAGCGGCTATGCAGAGCGCATCCTTAAAGACACGCCTGTAGTTACCATTTCCGGAACAAGAAATATGTGGATGCTCTCACAGGAAAAGCTGAAAGTATATTTAAGAGATTTAAAAGCCCAACTTATCGGAAACATTGCATTAGTAGACAGACATGACAATTATACCAGTGTACTGACTATTCTTCGCTGGCTGACTACAGGGCAAAAGGAAAAATCCGGCATGCTTCCGGCAGCAGGAGTTTCGGATGAAGAAATTTCAGGTTCGGTAAAATATGGAGAGATTATCAAAAAGCATTTTAAAAACAATGATCTGAACAATTTACAACCGGATCTTGTAAAAAATGGAGCCGTCGAAATCCGCCCGTTTTTAGTACGTGTAGAAAAGGTAGGGAACAAGATTTTCACAGTATGGTCTAATCTGATTATCAAGAAAAAAGAGAAACGTCCATTGCTGATAAAATTCTTTAAGGTATATTTGATGGCAGCGATATGGATTATCTCACCAATCGTTTTGGTATTACACCTGCTTACAACCCCTATATTTTGGTTTAAAAGACAAAAACAAAAAAGATATTTACAAGGAATTAATTTAAAATAG
- a CDS encoding ABC transporter ATP-binding protein produces MAENMIEIKNLYKKYKNSDEFSVNDISLNIDKNEIYGILGPNGAGKTTLISMLSGLIKPTSGQFTINGLSPQKDSFKIRQITGIVPQEYALYPTLTAKENLMFFGSLYGLKHKQLTKAIDDSLEIMGLSKFANKQVGQFSGGMKRRCNLIAGTLHNPKVLFLDEPTVGVDVQSKKVIIDFLLELNKNGTCIIYTSHHLSEAEEFCTKIAIIDRGRIHAVGTPEELVSQIAYAENLEDVFISLTGKELRDVVV; encoded by the coding sequence ATGGCAGAGAATATGATTGAGATTAAAAATCTATATAAAAAATACAAAAATTCCGACGAATTTTCTGTGAATGATATCTCTTTGAATATCGACAAAAATGAGATCTATGGAATTCTTGGACCCAACGGAGCAGGGAAAACCACTTTGATTTCCATGCTTTCGGGATTAATTAAGCCTACTTCAGGACAATTCACAATCAACGGGCTGTCTCCACAAAAAGACAGTTTTAAGATCAGACAGATCACAGGAATTGTTCCTCAGGAATATGCTCTTTATCCTACCCTGACAGCCAAAGAAAATTTAATGTTCTTCGGAAGTTTATATGGTTTAAAACATAAGCAACTTACCAAGGCCATTGACGATTCCCTGGAAATTATGGGACTTTCAAAATTTGCCAATAAACAGGTAGGACAGTTCTCTGGAGGAATGAAACGCCGTTGCAACCTCATTGCCGGAACTCTTCACAATCCGAAAGTTTTATTTTTAGATGAACCTACCGTGGGAGTAGATGTACAGTCTAAAAAAGTAATCATTGATTTCCTTTTAGAACTGAATAAAAACGGAACATGCATCATCTATACTTCCCACCATCTTTCTGAAGCAGAAGAATTCTGTACCAAGATTGCTATTATTGACCGAGGGAGAATTCATGCCGTGGGAACTCCTGAAGAACTAGTTTCACAAATTGCCTATGCAGAAAACCTTGAAGATGTTTTCATTTCATTAACCGGAAAAGAATTAAGAGATGTTGTTGTATAA
- a CDS encoding 3-oxoacyl-ACP synthase → MKKISSCTIEHSKITVGGNLIFETENNTFPEFAKEAYKTLELSYPKFHKMDHLSKLAFLAAEMILKKEDHSRTALVFANKSSSLDTDFKYQESINSRENYFPSPAVFVYTLPNICVGEISIKHKMQTENAFFVLDEFDEKFLTDYSEQILQSGKADKVLCGWVELFQENYKAFVYLLTL, encoded by the coding sequence ATGAAGAAAATAAGCAGCTGCACTATAGAACATTCAAAAATAACCGTTGGTGGAAACCTTATTTTTGAAACTGAAAATAATACATTCCCGGAATTTGCTAAAGAAGCCTATAAAACTTTAGAACTCAGCTATCCGAAATTTCACAAAATGGATCATTTGAGTAAATTGGCCTTTCTAGCTGCCGAAATGATTTTAAAAAAGGAAGATCACAGCAGAACAGCGCTGGTTTTTGCTAACAAATCATCGAGTCTGGATACTGATTTCAAGTATCAGGAAAGTATCAATTCCCGGGAAAACTACTTTCCCAGTCCGGCAGTCTTTGTTTATACCCTGCCTAACATCTGTGTAGGGGAAATCAGTATTAAACACAAAATGCAGACTGAAAATGCCTTTTTTGTTTTGGATGAATTTGATGAAAAATTTTTAACCGATTATAGCGAACAAATCCTTCAATCCGGAAAAGCAGATAAAGTATTATGTGGCTGGGTTGAATTATTTCAGGAAAATTACAAAGCTTTTGTATATTTGCTAACCTTGTAA
- a CDS encoding ABC transporter permease — MLLYKLWRSFIKEILLLKRDIGGIVIIFVMPLLLIVTITLIQDSTFKNLEGSKIPIIFIDNDKSEVSKNIKGELENSKTFQLLTNFNEKSAQDAVFSGDYQMAIVIPEDLTKDLNSNIDSKVQAIVSSFGLEGDSAKTKIETPKTKEIHLYFDPATNAGFKNSVMNSVNKMVFEIENKKIYKAFQDQLGTTENLEENKNLISFKEITPKKGEMDVIPNSVQHNVPAWTLFAIFFIVVPLSINLVKEKSQGTSVRARISPTPYFVHILGKTFTYLIICLIQFLLMVAVGIYLFPYMDLPAFDVSGKMFQLVTVTLFAGLAAIGFGVLLGTIADTQEQSAPFGATSVVVLAAIGGIWVPVFLMPEFMQTVAKFSPMNWGLNAYYDIILRNSGIGGIAKELVFLFLFYLVTVSISIFYERKLHNI; from the coding sequence ATGTTGTTGTATAAACTGTGGAGAAGTTTTATTAAAGAAATTCTTCTCCTGAAAAGAGATATCGGAGGAATTGTCATTATTTTCGTCATGCCGTTACTTTTGATTGTAACCATTACCCTGATTCAGGATTCTACCTTTAAAAACCTTGAAGGTTCTAAGATTCCAATCATTTTCATTGATAATGATAAATCCGAGGTTTCCAAAAATATAAAAGGCGAACTGGAAAATAGTAAAACATTCCAGCTGCTAACGAATTTCAATGAAAAATCAGCACAGGATGCAGTATTTTCTGGAGACTACCAGATGGCGATCGTTATCCCTGAAGATCTTACGAAAGATTTAAATTCCAATATCGATTCCAAAGTTCAGGCGATTGTAAGTTCATTTGGATTGGAAGGTGATTCTGCAAAAACGAAAATAGAAACTCCGAAAACCAAAGAGATTCATTTGTATTTTGACCCGGCGACCAATGCAGGATTCAAAAACTCAGTGATGAACTCAGTGAACAAAATGGTTTTTGAGATCGAGAATAAAAAAATCTATAAAGCTTTCCAGGATCAGTTAGGAACAACGGAAAATCTTGAGGAAAATAAAAACCTCATCAGTTTCAAAGAAATCACTCCGAAAAAAGGAGAAATGGACGTTATACCGAATTCTGTTCAGCACAATGTCCCTGCCTGGACGCTTTTTGCCATCTTTTTCATTGTAGTCCCTTTATCCATTAATCTTGTAAAAGAAAAAAGCCAGGGAACAAGCGTAAGAGCGAGAATAAGCCCTACTCCTTACTTCGTTCATATCTTAGGAAAGACATTTACCTATCTTATTATCTGTCTTATTCAGTTCTTACTGATGGTGGCTGTAGGGATCTATCTTTTCCCCTATATGGATCTTCCGGCGTTTGATGTATCCGGAAAAATGTTCCAGCTTGTCACGGTAACCTTATTTGCAGGACTTGCAGCTATTGGATTTGGAGTATTGCTGGGAACCATTGCAGACACTCAGGAACAATCAGCGCCTTTTGGAGCTACATCTGTGGTAGTATTAGCCGCAATTGGAGGAATCTGGGTTCCGGTATTTTTAATGCCTGAATTTATGCAAACTGTAGCCAAGTTCTCTCCTATGAACTGGGGATTGAACGCATATTATGATATTATTTTAAGAAACAGTGGAATCGGCGGGATTGCCAAAGAGCTTGTATTCTTATTTTTATTTTATCTTGTCACCGTATCCATTTCTATTTTTTACGAAAGGAAGCTTCATAATATTTAA